Proteins encoded by one window of Sorex araneus isolate mSorAra2 chromosome 3, mSorAra2.pri, whole genome shotgun sequence:
- the LOC101539777 gene encoding olfactory receptor 4M1: MEPANYTRVTEFVLTGLSQAREVQLVLFVVFLSFYLFILPVNVLIIFTVRLDPHLTSPMYFLLANLAFLDIWYSSITAPKMLVDFFVERKIISFGGCIAQLFFLHFVGASEMFLLTVMAFDRYAAICRPLHYATIMNRRLCSLLVAVSWMGGFIHSIVQVALIVRLPFCGPNELDNYFCDITQVVRIACANTFPEELVMIFSSGLISVVCFIALLMSYAFLLVMLKKHSGSGESTNRAMSTCYSHITIVVLMFGPSIYIYARPFDSFSLDKVVSVFHTVIFPLLNPIIYTLRNKEIKTAMRKLVSRHILCKEK; encoded by the coding sequence atggAACCTGCTAATTACACCAGGGTGACAGAATTTGTTCTCACTGGCCTATCACAGGCTCGGGAGGTGCAACTAGTCCTATTTGTTGTATTTCTATCCTTCTATTTGTTCATCCTTCCAGTAAATGTTCTTATTATTTTCACTGTCAGGCTTGACCCACATCTGACCTCACCGATGTATTTCCTGTTGGCTAACCTAGCCTTCCTTGACATTTGGTACTCCTCCATCACAGCCCCTAAAATGCTCGTAGACTTCTTTGTGGAAAGGAAGATAATTTCCTTTGGTGGGTGCATTGCACAGCTCTTCTTCTTGCACTTTGTTGGAGCCTCTGAAATGTTTTTGCTCACAGTAATGGCTTTTGACCGCTATGCTGCTATCTGTCGTCCCCTCCATTATGCTACCATCATGAATCGACGACTCTGCTCTCTCCTGGTGGCTGTCTCATGGATGGGGGGTTTCATTCACTCTATAGTACAAGTGGCTCTCATCGTTCGACTTCCTTTTTGTGGGCCCAATGAATTAGACAATTACTTCTGTGACATCACACAAGTTGTCCGGATTGCCTGTGCCAACACCTTCCCAGAGGAGTTAGTAATGATCTTTAGCAGTGGTTTGATCTCTGTGGTGTGTTTTATTGCTCTCCTAATGTCCTATGCCTTCCTCTTGGTCATGCTCAAAAAACACTCAGGCTCAGGTGAGAGTACCAATCGGGCCATGTCGACCTGTTATTCCCATATCACCATTGTAGTGTTAATGTTTGGGCCATCCATTTACATTTACGCTCGCCCATTTGACTCTTTTTCCCTAGACAAAGTGGTGTCTGTGTTCCATACTGTAATATTCCCTTTACTTAATCCCATAATCTATACATTAAGaaacaaggaaataaagacaGCCATGAGGAAGTTGGTTAGCAGACATATTTTATGTAAAGAGAAGTGA